A region of the Festucalex cinctus isolate MCC-2025b chromosome 8, RoL_Fcin_1.0, whole genome shotgun sequence genome:
ACCTATCCTGAAACTCCATTGCAGACAACTCCTCCTATCAGATATCCCAGAGGGATACATTAACGGGGGTCTCAATGGAGAGACAAGTCTCAACAAGGAGGTTTCTGACCACGATGAAGTGTCGTCACAAAGACGAACTTTAAATGAGGGTCAGGAAGAAGAGATGTTTCCAAAGATGGATGAAGACTGGAGACTAACGGACAGCGCCCTCACGGAGGAAGTGGACTCCCTGGACACGCTGTGGACCAGCGAGGACCGGCTCACCACTGACTCGGAGGATGCGGTGGAGATGATTGACACCACAGACGTTACAGAGGACATGGATGAGGATGCGGGCGAGGCGTTGGCCGACACGGACGGCCTCTCAATGGGAGACATATCCGTTAACAGTGTGGACGAGGAAAAAGGGGCCAGGATGGAGAACATGGGGCAGAGGCGGGAAGAGTTGGACGACACAGCCGAATCTCTCACTGATGATGTTCTTAGTGAACCCAGCCGACAAGCCTCCACTCCTAATGATGGAATCCCTTCTTGTAAGACCCACGAAAATGGTGCAGTTGATGAAGACTACGACGTTCTGTTTGGTGGCCAGAAGGGGATCTGTCATGAAGCTAAGAGGCAAATCGCCTTGGAAGACTGTCAAAGCCACGAGCCTTATTATGTGTCTCCAGAGGACATTATCAAGAAAGAGGTGATCCCAAATCAGAATAAAACTTGCGGTATGCCAGGCAGTCCACTCTCACCACCAAGGCAAGGTGCTTTAGCAGGGAAATACTACAAGACTCAAGGCCAAAAAGGCTTTGTAGGATACCAGAGAAGTAGATCTGTTACAAGTGAAGAACACAGACTAGATGCTTTGTTGAATCGTTTATATTGTCAACCCAAATTCCGTCTGCTCTGCAACTCCGATACCTCGTTGACTTCTTCTTTTACGGGAAACCAACTGATTGTACCAAGAAAGTCTGACTTCTTCGGGCACTCTTTGGCGGATGATGTCACCGATACAGACATCAGTGAGGACCACCTCTATGAGGATCCAGGAGATGATAGCTCCGAGGGGGAAAATGTGTTTCCTTTGAGCCGAAGCGCATCGGGGATGCGCTCTTGCTCTCTGTCGCATCACATGAACAGCGAGGCAGGAGGGCGCCACATAAACGGACCCAAGTTCAGTCAGAAAGGACCCGTGTTGAGCAGTAGCCCCATGTTGAAGGGCTACCCCAAACCTCACTATCTCCCCCTGTACCCCTCGTCCTCCACATCCACGCCTGGTTCCTCCCACAGAGGTTCTGAAGGTTCTCCTTTTGGAAGGTTCTCTAGATGCTCACCTATGTCATCCAATGGTTTGTCTACACCCACGTCTGTGGTGGACATCCCACCGCCTTTTGAACTGGCATACATCACCAAGAGACCCATCGCCAAGAGTTCGCCATCACTCCTCATTGACGTGGACCCGTCAGAGAAAAACCGAAAGAAGAAATCCTCTATTAAGCGCTTCCTTATGCTGAAATTTAGGCGGAAAGCGGAGAGCAAGCCCTCTAACATGTCCTCGTCTGAGTCATCAACAGAGTCCAAGCACCTGACACCCAGCAGACTGCTGGATCCGGATAGACACAGCGTTACTAGTTCCCCGCGACTACTCCAACGCTCAACTTGCCAACCTCAAGCATCACCTGAGCCTGCACCTGCTTTCTTATTCTACCCGGACGCCAAAAGAACAGGAAGCTCGGTGGCTTTCCTCAATCGCAGTGTGGTGCGAGTGGAATCCTTTGAGGAGCGATCCCGTGTGCCTTTCTCGCCGCTGCCCCTCACCAAACCTCGCTCCATTTCCTTCCCCAATGCAGATACCTCGGACTATGAAAACGTTCCTGCTGTGAACTCAGACTACGAAAATGTTCTGGTGCCACAGTGGAGGCCCGTGCGACCGCGGCCTTTGGGAGACTTCTTTGAGCGACCCACGCGGGTGCAGTCATCTGCCAATGAGACGGATGGTTACGTGGACATGAGTAGTCTCCctggttttgatgtcaaggcTACATCGTCTGAACAGGAAGAAGAGAGGTGAGTTGTATTGAGTGTGGAATGATGTAGATGAGTTACTGTGTGAGGTTGAGCACAACTCTTTGGTGAACCTCGGATCTGTTCAGAATCCAATACAATTTACCATTGTGAACGGAAATGTACTAGTGTGCGTGTACAATTCGGTTCTGAATTTAATTTTCCCTGATTAGAatttgcatgtgtttgtgtgggtttcgtcacttcctcccacattccaaacccATGCATCAAAGGTACAATTTACTGTGTGATCATTGCTGGCACTCCGGTGCAATCTAGATGACTGCTAATATCGTGTTAGTCGCTAATTTTCACGAAAAGGAAACACATTGAAGTCACGAATTTCATTGGAAGAATTTAAGCCGACCCTCGGGCTGTTACTTCTGTCTAGTTGCTTTTGTTAAAGTGGCGTGGTGCCACAGTGACCACTCATATCTTAGTGACACTGATCAAAAATCCTGTTGTTGTAGGCATAGGGTTCTATAGCGCTGATATTTCATATTAATTTTCACATCTAAGCAGCAGTGGTCTCTGTAGGTAaattaaagttgttgttgttttttttggtgtatttaCAATTCACCATGATGCATAGGAGCTAGCAAGGCTAACATGAGAAAGCAGACGATAAACATACCTGCAGTCGCTCGTATTGTGGGTCTGGATTTTCAGCTGCTGGCCCATTTCCAATGACAAAATGTAGAGAGCACATATAGGTGTGTTCGGTGACACTGGTCGTGTAAATCACTGCCGT
Encoded here:
- the fgd5b gene encoding FYVE, RhoGEF and PH domain-containing protein 5b isoform X2 encodes the protein MNTDCANKPCVAPKPTLVCPARVTRMSAARGPKPSVAPKPILKLHCRQLLLSDIPEGYINGGLNGETSLNKEVSDHDEVSSQRRTLNEGQEEEMFPKMDEDWRLTDSALTEEVDSLDTLWTSEDRLTTDSEDAVEMIDTTDVTEDMDEDAGEALADTDGLSMGDISVNSVDEEKGARMENMGQRREELDDTAESLTDDVLSEPSRQASTPNDGIPSCKTHENGAVDEDYDVLFGGQKGICHEAKRQIALEDCQSHEPYYVSPEDIIKKEVIPNQNKTCGMPGSPLSPPRQGALAGKYYKTQGQKGFVGYQRSRSVTSEEHRLDALLNRLYCQPKFRLLCNSDTSLTSSFTGNQLIVPRKSDFFGHSLADDVTDTDISEDHLYEDPGDDSSEGENVFPLSRSASGMRSCSLSHHMNSEAGGRHINGPKFSQKGPVLSSSPMLKGYPKPHYLPLYPSSSTSTPGSSHRGSEGSPFGRFSRCSPMSSNGLSTPTSVVDIPPPFELAYITKRPIAKSSPSLLIDVDPSEKNRKKKSSIKRFLMLKFRRKAESKPSNMSSSESSTESKHLTPSRLLDPDRHSVTSSPRLLQRSTCQPQASPEPAPAFLFYPDAKRTGSSVAFLNRSVVRVESFEERSRVPFSPLPLTKPRSISFPNADTSDYENVPAVNSDYENVLVPQWRPVRPRPLGDFFERPTRVQSSANETDGYVDMSSLPGFDVKATSSEQEEESAYTEAYKVCSIAAGPQNGPGMTINGPTTADEDAGRTSEEEDAGGESNHDRQIDGRSRAFYIAMDLLDTERLHVKALKILQEDFREAVRTAVTDDGEPVLDEKRLCEILNELPDVYLLHRTILTELENRTRQWEESQKIANIFLSRKAEFLLFTNYIGHYDRSMNLLEESCRTSADFAAIVHKFEQQNPSGQTVSLKQRLLQVIVRVAQYRMILTDYLNNLSPDSQEYEDTQAAVVIVADIADQANDSLKHGENLLRLVNIEYSVHGQRDLLQPGRVFVKEGTLMKVSRRNRQPRHLFLMNDILLYTYPQQDGKYRLKNTLSLTGLKVSKPIVENVQHALRMEGNDISITLSASSFIEREDWFYTLSRAVSEHNRGSVSSGETRDHPHVTLGEKPPTLVPVSQVMMCMNCTSDFSLTLRRHHCHSCGRIVCRSCSKNRYPLKYMKERMAKVCDHCYNELKKRGEDTCDLPANSSPRVSRSTRPLSSVFQSIHPPNIWRHRKGMLTFNQVTVSDEGSISGSLHRSKKSKRNWKRLWFLLKDKEKVASESLPLLGFTVKLPDNHQGDDNASNVFQLYHKNTLFYTFKAEDNFTAQRWVNAMEEATVL
- the fgd5b gene encoding FYVE, RhoGEF and PH domain-containing protein 5b isoform X1, coding for MNTDCANKPCVAPKPTLVCPARVTRMSAARGPKPSVAPKPILKLHCRQLLLSDIPEGYINGGLNGETSLNKEVSDHDEVSSQRRTLNEGQEEEMFPKMDEDWRLTDSALTEEVDSLDTLWTSEDRLTTDSEDAVEMIDTTDVTEDMDEDAGEALADTDGLSMGDISVNSVDEEKGARMENMGQRREELDDTAESLTDDVLSEPSRQASTPNDGIPSCKTHENGAVDEDYDVLFGGQKGICHEAKRQIALEDCQSHEPYYVSPEDIIKKEVIPNQNKTCGMPGSPLSPPRQGALAGKYYKTQGQKGFVGYQRSRSVTSEEHRLDALLNRLYCQPKFRLLCNSDTSLTSSFTGNQLIVPRKSDFFGHSLADDVTDTDISEDHLYEDPGDDSSEGENVFPLSRSASGMRSCSLSHHMNSEAGGRHINGPKFSQKGPVLSSSPMLKGYPKPHYLPLYPSSSTSTPGSSHRGSEGSPFGRFSRCSPMSSNGLSTPTSVVDIPPPFELAYITKRPIAKSSPSLLIDVDPSEKNRKKKSSIKRFLMLKFRRKAESKPSNMSSSESSTESKHLTPSRLLDPDRHSVTSSPRLLQRSTCQPQASPEPAPAFLFYPDAKRTGSSVAFLNRSVVRVESFEERSRVPFSPLPLTKPRSISFPNADTSDYENVPAVNSDYENVLVPQWRPVRPRPLGDFFERPTRVQSSANETDGYVDMSSLPGFDVKATSSEQEEESAYTEAYKVCSIAAGPQNGPGMTINGPTTADEDAGRTSEEEDAGGESNHDRQIDGRSRAFYIAMDLLDTERLHVKALKILQEDFREAVRTAVTDDGEPVLDEKRLCEILNELPDVYLLHRTILTELENRTRQWEESQKIANIFLSRKAEFLLFTNYIGHYDRSMNLLEESCRTSADFAAIVHKFEQQNPSGQTVSLKQRLLQVIVRVAQYRMILTDYLNNLSPDSQEYEDTQAAVVIVADIADQANDSLKHGENLLRLVNIEYSVHGQRDLLQPGRVFVKEGTLMKVSRRNRQPRHLFLMNDILLYTYPQQDGKYRLKNTLSLTGLKVSKPIVENVQHALRMEGNDISITLSASSFIEREDWFYTLSRAVSEHNRGSVSSGETRDHPHVTLGEKPPTLVPVSQVMMCMNCTSDFSLTLRRHHCHSCGRIVCRSCSKNRYPLKYMKERMAKVCDHCYNELKKRGEDTCDLPANSSPRVSRSTRPLSSVFQSIHPPNIWRHRKGMLTFNQVTVSDEGSISGSLHRSKKSKRNWKRLWFLLKDKVLYTYRGQEEKVASESLPLLGFTVKLPDNHQGDDNASNVFQLYHKNTLFYTFKAEDNFTAQRWVNAMEEATVL